In Synechococcus sp. CC9616, the following are encoded in one genomic region:
- the egtB gene encoding ergothioneine biosynthesis protein EgtB: MLLNTLLEVRRRSESLIDPLQPEDLGLQGMEDASPPKWHLAHTNWFFETFLLQPHLPCHQRCDPRWSVLFNSYYEAVGARHPRPQRGLLSRPGIDEVLQWRSSVDEGLTRLFESAGPDLMQVAELGLHHEQQHQELLLMDLLDGFSRQPLEPVYAPKSDLVAFRPEGVTQWLNCDGGLVEIGHPGVYESDAFHFDNEAPRHRLWLEPFALQNRLVTNGEYRAFMADGGYQHADLWMSEGWSQRQQQRWEAPCYWRGEGHSWDWQEEFTLMGRQPLRPDAPVRHLSWFEADAFARWAGARLPSEGEWEIAKLRHGEAMAQAHGHLWQWTSSPYRPYPGFRPAAGAIGEYNGKFMSSQFVLRGSCFLTSPGHARDTYRNFYPPASRWMASGVRLAR; this comes from the coding sequence TTGCTGCTGAACACCCTGCTGGAGGTGCGACGGCGCAGTGAGTCGCTGATCGATCCACTGCAACCCGAGGATCTTGGACTCCAGGGCATGGAGGATGCCAGTCCACCCAAATGGCATCTGGCCCACACCAACTGGTTCTTCGAAACCTTTCTGCTGCAACCCCACCTCCCTTGCCATCAGCGCTGTGACCCGCGTTGGAGTGTGCTGTTCAACAGCTATTACGAAGCCGTCGGAGCCCGTCATCCCAGACCCCAGCGGGGTCTGCTGAGTCGTCCCGGGATCGATGAAGTGCTGCAGTGGCGATCTAGCGTGGATGAAGGCCTCACCCGTCTGTTCGAGTCAGCTGGACCAGACCTGATGCAGGTGGCGGAGCTCGGTCTCCATCACGAACAGCAGCATCAGGAACTGCTGTTGATGGATCTCCTGGATGGGTTCAGCCGACAGCCTTTGGAACCGGTTTATGCACCCAAGTCAGATCTCGTTGCCTTCAGGCCAGAAGGTGTCACCCAGTGGCTGAATTGCGATGGCGGACTGGTTGAGATCGGCCATCCAGGCGTTTATGAAAGCGATGCCTTCCATTTCGACAATGAAGCTCCCCGGCATCGCCTCTGGCTGGAGCCTTTCGCACTGCAGAACCGACTGGTGACCAATGGCGAGTACAGGGCCTTCATGGCGGATGGCGGTTATCAGCATGCAGACCTGTGGATGAGCGAAGGCTGGAGTCAGCGTCAACAGCAGAGGTGGGAAGCACCGTGCTACTGGCGCGGCGAAGGCCACTCCTGGGACTGGCAGGAGGAATTCACCCTGATGGGGCGGCAGCCCCTGCGTCCTGATGCGCCGGTGCGCCATCTGAGCTGGTTTGAAGCCGATGCTTTTGCCCGCTGGGCCGGCGCCAGACTTCCCAGCGAAGGAGAGTGGGAAATCGCCAAGTTGCGGCACGGTGAGGCGATGGCGCAGGCCCATGGCCATCTGTGGCAGTGGACGTCAAGTCCCTATCGGCCGTATCCAGGCTTTCGACCAGCCGCCGGAGCAATCGGTGAATACAACGGCAAATTCATGAGCTCTCAGTTCGTCCTGCGAGGCAGCTGCTTTCTCACTTCCCCTGGCCATGCCCGGGACACGTACAGAAACTTCTACCCGCCGGCGAGTCGATGGATGGCGTCGGGAGTGCGACTGGCCCGATGA
- the egtD gene encoding L-histidine N(alpha)-methyltransferase produces the protein MNIELIDLQPAVADLVQLVWDGLQHQPRQLPAWLLYDAEGSRLFSQICEQPEYSLTRTEIALLEKHADDIANTAGSGVVVEFGIGNARKVDPLLAKIQPPAFVALDISRSALEQSLAGLATSHPSTAMVGICCDHSSLTDLPDHPRLNGQRRIGFFPGSSLGNFLHDDAVRVLRQFRQLLAGGPLLLGLDQPRDPIALEAAYDDAAGVSAAFARNLLCRLNKDLQGTIDPQQFQYQATWQDAEQRIEMALVSACEQTIDLAGETWTFQANERMITEHSVKYSPAAAADLAAQSGWCIKQRWHDCDDSFSLHWLEPAD, from the coding sequence ATGAACATCGAGCTCATTGATCTGCAACCAGCCGTGGCGGATCTGGTGCAGCTGGTCTGGGATGGCTTGCAGCATCAACCGCGTCAGCTGCCGGCCTGGCTGCTTTACGACGCCGAGGGATCGCGACTGTTCTCGCAGATCTGCGAGCAACCGGAATACAGCCTCACCCGCACTGAAATCGCTCTGCTTGAAAAGCATGCCGATGACATTGCCAACACTGCAGGGAGTGGGGTGGTGGTGGAGTTCGGCATCGGCAACGCCAGGAAAGTGGATCCGCTGCTGGCGAAGATCCAACCACCGGCATTCGTCGCTCTCGACATCAGTCGATCAGCCCTTGAGCAGTCCCTGGCGGGTTTGGCGACCAGTCATCCCAGCACCGCCATGGTTGGGATCTGCTGTGACCACAGCAGCCTCACTGATCTTCCCGACCATCCCCGCCTGAATGGGCAGCGCCGCATCGGCTTCTTCCCAGGCAGCTCTCTTGGCAATTTCCTGCATGACGACGCCGTCCGGGTGCTGCGTCAATTCCGCCAGCTGCTGGCTGGTGGGCCGCTACTGCTGGGACTCGATCAACCCCGCGATCCCATCGCCCTTGAGGCCGCCTACGACGATGCCGCAGGAGTGTCGGCAGCCTTCGCCCGCAATCTGCTCTGCAGACTCAACAAGGATCTACAGGGAACGATCGATCCCCAGCAATTTCAATATCAAGCGACGTGGCAGGACGCAGAGCAACGCATCGAAATGGCCCTTGTGAGTGCTTGTGAGCAGACCATCGACTTGGCGGGTGAAACCTGGACTTTCCAGGCGAATGAGCGCATGATCACTGAGCACAGCGTGAAATACTCACCCGCCGCCGCCGCCGATCTGGCCGCACAATCGGGCTGGTGCATCAAGCAGCGCTGGCATGACTGCGACGACAGCTTCTCTCTTCACTGGCTGGAGCCGGCAGACTGA